From Zingiber officinale cultivar Zhangliang chromosome 5B, Zo_v1.1, whole genome shotgun sequence, the proteins below share one genomic window:
- the LOC121987700 gene encoding ABSCISIC ACID-INSENSITIVE 5-like protein 3, whose protein sequence is MAMAAQGVDKAEKEVQSQSLSGQGSVYNLTLSQVQNHLGEPLPGMNLQDLLRSVFPAGEDGRSPAADAGALSKKTVDEVWRQIQRGKEQERQQHPSLGEMTLEDFLCRAGVVGDAPNEGGGYQITFGPTPHWLHHCHPRRRKQQKQKQKQQKSVTHQPAPQPLAAAAGNISETAYHEGGGANSSPFNPQTPRRKRGHLEDSAKKTVERRQKRMIKNRESAARSRARKQAYTNELENKVSRLEEENQRLRKNNELDVMIHHIPLPDPKQQLRRTNSTPF, encoded by the exons ATGGCAATGGCGGCTCAGGGCGTGGACAAAGCGGAGAAAGAGGTTCAATCGCAGAGCTTGAGCGGGCAGGGCTCGGTGTACAACCTCACCCTCAGCCAAGTCCAGAACCACCTCGGAGAGCCCTTGCCCGGCATGAACCTCCAGGACCTCCTCCGAAGCGTGTTCCCCGCCGGAGAGGACGGCCGCTCCCCGGCGGCCGACGCAGGCGCCCTGAGCAAGAAGACGGTGGACGAGGTGTGGCGGCAGATCCAGCGAGGGAAAGAGCAGGAGAGGCAGCAGCACCCGAGTCTGGGGGAGATGACCCTCGAAGACTTCCTGTGCAGGGCCGGAGTTGTCGGAGATGCACCGAATGAGGGCGGCGGGTATCAGATTACCTTCGGGCCGACGCCTCACTGGCTGCACCACTGCCATCCGCGGCGCCGGAAGCAGCAGAAGCAGAAACAGAAGCAGCAGAAGAGCGTCACCCACCAGCCTGCGCCCCAGCCACTTGCTGCAGCCGCCGGGAACATATCGGAGACCGCGTATCACGAAGGCGGAGGAGCCAATTCCTCGCCGTTTAATCCACAAACGCCGAGGCGGAAAAGGGGGCACTTAGAAGATTCGGCCAAGAAGACGGTGGAGCGAAGGCAGAAGAGAATGATCAAGAACCGGGAGTCAGCTGCCCGTTCTCGAGCTAGGAAGCAG GCTTACACCAATGAATTGGAGAACAAGGTTTCCAGACTCGAAGAAGAAAATCAAAGGTTGAGGAAGAACAAT GAGTTGGATGTCATGATCCACCATATTCCGCTGCCTGACCCGAAGCAACAACTACGTCGAACAAATTCGACACCTTTCTGA